In Dromiciops gliroides isolate mDroGli1 chromosome 4, mDroGli1.pri, whole genome shotgun sequence, one DNA window encodes the following:
- the LOC122754716 gene encoding SLAM family member 5-like yields the protein MAEHHVWLLLFCLLTGSRASREKNDSIMVTGILGESAILPIEIPTGKKLDNINWFSHTSVALVQPEATSVKIITTHQNYRRRLNVPNNTYNLEISSLKMEDAGNYKAEINLQGLKTSTTSTNTKNYILHVYRRLAPPIITQSVIASEKKTCNITLTCLVKEGGENVKYQWTPLGEQAVESSGRSRIFSFQRPEDAPINYTCTVTNPVSNNSESILIQYPCEGWIGEESDWKSADFKSSYKSPGTSKTFDPLWYTLLSVLEMLIVFSLAGVAFYWWHKTK from the exons ATGGCCGAACACCATGTCTGGCTCTTACTCTTCTGCCTGCTCACAG GGTCAAGAGcctccagagagaaaaatgattCAATAATGGTGACAGGGATTCTGGGAGAGTCTGCTATTCTGCCCATAGAAATACCAACTGGAAAGAAACTTGATAACATTAACTGGTTTTCCCATACATCCGTTGCCCTTGTACAACCAGAAGCAACATCAGTCAAGATTATTACAACCCATCAAAATTATAGGCGACGGCTGAATGTCCCAAACAATACTTACAACTTAGAGATTAGTTCCCTAAAGATGGAAGATGCTGGAAATTACAAAGCTGAAATCAATCTTCAGGGCCTTAAAACTTCCACTACCAGCACCAACACCAAGAACTATATCCTGCATGTCTACA GACGACTGGCACCACCAATAATTACCCAGAGTGTCATAGCCTCTGAGAAGAAGACCTGTAACATCACTCTGACATGCTTagtgaaggagggaggagaaaatgtgaagtatCAGTGGACTCCTCTGGGAGAACAAGCTGTTGAGTCCAGTGGGAGATCTAGGATTTTCAGCTTCCAAAGACCTGAGGATGCTCCCATAAATTACACCTGCACAGTCACAAACCCTGTCAGCAACAATTCTGAATCCATACTTATTCAATATCCCTGTGAAG GTTGGATTGGTGAGGAAAGTGATTGGAAGAGTGCTGATTTTAAAAGCTCTTACAAAAGTCCAG GTACTTCAAAGACTTTTGATCCTCTCTGGTATACTCTTCTGTCTGTCTTGGAAATGCTGATCGTCTTCAGTCTGGCTGGAGTGGCCTTTTACTGGTGGCACAAGACAAAATAA